The Candidatus Bathyarchaeota archaeon genome includes the window GCATTTGCATAACCTTTATGCAGAATTTCCAAAATATTGTTTTTGCTCATCCCTCTATACTTGTCAAAATCTTCGGTTGATATGTAAAAGTGAACATAGTACCGTATCCTTAATGATAGCAGTCCAAATGTTAAGGAAATTACAAAGAAGAATATTTCCCAAAGAAGAATTATAGTACTTATGTTGCTCAGATCAATCTGTTGGCTCGAACTTGTCAGGAAAAGTCCACCAACCCCTGTCAATAATCCCAGGACTATGCCTGAAACGCTAACTAAATTAGTTGCCTTATTGTCCAGATGTCTGAGTCGCACAAATCCTAACTCATATTCACGAATGATACTTTCGAAGATTAACTCTCTTGCTAAGGTTCTATCTTCGGTTGTTTCTTCTGATTCCTTATAATTGACATACGTTCCCTGTTGCATCGGAACTTCACTTTTTTTCCGTATTGTAAGCTTCTTTAATCTTGGATAGAACAACAGTAGAAATAGACAGGTAAGTAGCACCACAACGCCACCAACTCCGACTAAAATTATCTGTTCCGTGCTAATCATCTTATTCAAGTATCACTAGTCATATGCGACTCAAAGATTTTACATCCATATTGAGCGGGTTTCATCGTCAATCTTCCATCTGAGATTTTAGCTCATTTTACATTATGCCTCTATTGTAAAATCAATTTAAGTTTATGCTTCTACTCTTAAATAACCATGTTTTACAAGCTTTCGATTCAAAAGGAAGCCTATTTCTCTCCTAGATAGAGATAATATAAATTAATTGTATATAGCCGATTGTGACAAGTTCAACACTTATGGGCGCATTACTCTTCAATGAACGCCTCAAGAAAACGACGATTCCAACCTGTTATGTTTGGAGGTCTTCCCGACTTATGCCGCAAGAAAATATAATTTCGTACCGAATTTCATAATTTATTCCTTCTTTTCTGCTATGATGTGATTGTTGTCAACCTAGAAAATTCAACCATTTCACCTTTCCCTTCCTCATTAACTCTTCTGAAGCGTCGCTATCTTGTATGTAACCGCATCAAGTTTTTTATCAAGCTCGTCTTGCATTCTACTCAAATCTTTCTCAATGTCTCGAACATTCTTTCGAATACTTCTGATATATTTAGTATATCCTTTTGTTTCTTCCAGAAGCCCTAAAATCTCCTCATCTTTGAACAATGCTTGAAAGTCCATTGTTTCCTTTCCTTCTAAGTAGAGAGCAATGAGAAGTTTACGTAGCATCTGATAGGCAAGCGCACCATACTCATATTTGCAAATCAACATTATTCCATAACGGTCAACTGAGACCGAAAAGCCTTTGATTTCTGATTCTGCGGGTAAGTCTTTTGTAGCGAGAATACCAAAAGGTGTATGGTAATTTTCCATGTATTTCTTCAGTTGGTCAATGAACTTATTACTCCATCTCTGAGTATCCTTAACTTCAAAAACAACTGTTCTTCCGATTTCCACTCCCTCATGTTTTGGCTTAGCAACAATATCTGGTTTTCCAGCACCACCTACACGCTCTATGTAGTCTTTTTCACATGCTTCACATAATTCTTCAACCAGTTCCCTTTCTTTTATTTCCGCTTTCTTGACAAGAGGCTGTCTCGCCAAATCTGTTAGTATATGTGTTAGTCTTGTTGAGATTTCCCCGAATTTGTCGGTGAAATTCATCAGCATATCATTTTGAACCTTGCTCATATTGGTGGAGAATGTTATTGCCATTTCGTTTAGACTAGTAGAGGTTCTTTCGGCAGCTCCAGAAGCGATTTTGTTTAGCGTCTCCGAGAACTGAGTCATCTGGGTGCTTGTTACAGTTGTCTGTTTTCTTATGTGTTCATCTATTGCAGATGTTCTCTCTGTAAGTCCAGATGAAATTTTGTTCAAGACTTCGGAAAATTGAGTTAGTTCTTTACTGGTTGTTTCTCTTTGTTTACTCAAGTTCTTATCAATTAGATTCCTTATTTCATCTTTGAAGTGCATTTGGTATCTTTCTATTGCAGAGGCTCTTTCAGTAAGTCCAGAGGCTATCTTGTTCAGCACTTCCGAGAATTGGGTTAATTCTTTACTGGTAATTTCCCTTTGTCTGCTTAAGTTTTCATCTATTAATTTCCTCATTTCTTCCTTGGATTGTATCTGTTGTTTTTGCATATCATCTTTGAGTTTTCTCTGTTGTTCTTGCATGCATTGTATTTCAGTAACGAATTGTTTCTGAAAAACACCTATATTCTCTGCTACGATTTGTGCTGTAGTTCCTCTCATTGCCTGTCCGTGTATGGTTTTGCAATAGAATAGCCATGATTGAAGAGCCTTAGTTTCTCTAAGTTGATTGAGCCATGAAAGAATTTCCTCATCTACTTCTAACTTGTCTGGCAGAATCGTGTTTTGGCAAATTGGGCAAGTGCTAATCTTGCTCATATATTCAAAACCTTCTACGCTGTTCTCTTTATCACAGTTATTTCTGACACGGTCACTTCTGTTCCTATTGGTTGGGTTGCTAACCAGTTAATTGCCTTCTCCATTGCATCACTTAACTCACGGTGGTCTTTTTCATAGTCTTTTGTTTTTACCTTAATCCAGCTTCGTTCTTCTATTTCAAAAACCATGCTAATCACTCCCCAAAATTACAGTAATACATCTACTGGTTACACTTTAATGCTTTATGCATGCATAGCTTCTGTAACTAAAATCTGTTTCACTCTTCTCTCTGTTTTGCCATTTGTCGTTGCTTCAAAGTCTCTAAATACCCTCTTCTGAAAAGAGGACACTATGTCTGATGCGTGTTTAACCAGGCCTTGTTATCTTTGTAGACGAAGAATCACTGGAGCTAATCGGCATTGTCTCCAGTGCAACATCTGCATATGCTTCCTATGCGGAGTCAGCATGAAAGAATATCCTGCGGCTTGTCCAAAATGCGGAAGAAAGCTCTCTTAAGTATGACAACTAGAAGTTTTTTCTATATCGTTTTTTATAGTCTTCCGACTAATGCTATCGCAAAGGAAAAACAAAAGAGGAGGTGATATAGAATTATGAAACTAACAAGTTTAGCACTATTGATAATACTCTTCAGTTCAATGTTCCTTATAGGAACAACAACAAGCATCTCACCCAGAGGTGTACATGATTATGATCCTTGGCGTGATTTTGACGATGATGGAGA containing:
- a CDS encoding DUF2130 domain-containing protein, with product MSKISTCPICQNTILPDKLEVDEEILSWLNQLRETKALQSWLFYCKTIHGQAMRGTTAQIVAENIGVFQKQFVTEIQCMQEQQRKLKDDMQKQQIQSKEEMRKLIDENLSRQREITSKELTQFSEVLNKIASGLTERASAIERYQMHFKDEIRNLIDKNLSKQRETTSKELTQFSEVLNKISSGLTERTSAIDEHIRKQTTVTSTQMTQFSETLNKIASGAAERTSTSLNEMAITFSTNMSKVQNDMLMNFTDKFGEISTRLTHILTDLARQPLVKKAEIKERELVEELCEACEKDYIERVGGAGKPDIVAKPKHEGVEIGRTVVFEVKDTQRWSNKFIDQLKKYMENYHTPFGILATKDLPAESEIKGFSVSVDRYGIMLICKYEYGALAYQMLRKLLIALYLEGKETMDFQALFKDEEILGLLEETKGYTKYIRSIRKNVRDIEKDLSRMQDELDKKLDAVTYKIATLQKS